Proteins from a genomic interval of Paenibacillus sp. FSL H8-0048:
- a CDS encoding hemerythrin domain-containing protein, translated as MSGPSLRQLHAHHAIHQGGLSGAVAKTEEVEELLALKEAEVARQAADHLIEYWETRILSHADAEEDGFYQEMTAKNPALEEAVTRLKRDHELLRIIVQDVKSMLAEDGLTSEVLHQFHALLAVNAIHSRDEERLLFGE; from the coding sequence ATGTCAGGACCCTCACTACGCCAGCTGCATGCCCATCATGCCATACATCAGGGCGGGCTCTCCGGCGCTGTAGCCAAGACAGAAGAAGTGGAAGAATTGCTGGCGCTTAAGGAAGCGGAGGTGGCCCGCCAGGCGGCTGACCACTTGATTGAGTACTGGGAGACGCGGATTCTCAGCCATGCCGATGCGGAAGAGGATGGCTTCTATCAGGAGATGACAGCGAAGAACCCCGCCCTGGAAGAAGCCGTTACCCGGCTGAAGCGGGATCATGAGTTACTGCGGATCATCGTGCAGGATGTCAAAAGCATGCTCGCCGAAGACGGCCTCACCTCAGAAGTGCTGCACCAGTTCCACGCGCTGCTGGCAGTGAATGCTATTCACAGCCGGGATGAAGAGCGTCTGCTGTTCGGGGAGTAG
- a CDS encoding RrF2 family transcriptional regulator, protein MRLTLYTDYSLRILMYLGAKQREELTTIQDISSAYGISKNHLMKVSHELGKAGYLETVRGRGGGIRLALAPGMINIGEVVRRMEDDFYLVECFNPSGGSCPISPVCRLKGVLGKALHAYLKVLDEYTLEDLLMNRDDLRAILQERSSNATPRTADALHPGCE, encoded by the coding sequence ATGAGGCTGACGTTATATACCGATTATTCCCTGCGAATCCTCATGTATCTGGGAGCCAAGCAGCGCGAGGAGTTAACTACAATACAGGATATCTCCAGCGCCTATGGTATCTCCAAGAATCATCTGATGAAGGTTTCCCATGAACTCGGCAAGGCGGGTTATCTCGAAACGGTGAGAGGGCGCGGGGGAGGGATCAGGCTTGCGCTTGCGCCCGGGATGATCAATATCGGGGAGGTCGTGCGCCGGATGGAGGATGATTTCTATCTCGTGGAGTGCTTCAATCCATCAGGCGGCAGCTGCCCGATCTCTCCAGTGTGCAGACTTAAAGGCGTGCTGGGCAAGGCCCTGCACGCCTATCTTAAGGTGCTGGACGAGTATACGCTCGAGGATCTGCTGATGAATCGAGATGATCTGCGTGCCATTTTGCAGGAGCGCAGCAGTAATGCTACTCCCCGAACAGCAGACGCTCTTCATCCCGGCTGTGAATAG
- the hmpA gene encoding NO-inducible flavohemoprotein, whose translation MLTQETRDIVKSTAPVLAEHGTTITSVFYRNLFEAHPELLNVFNHANQAQGRQQAALANAVYAAAVHIDNLENILPAVVQIAHKHVSLGIKPEHYPIVGEFLLKAIKEVLGDAATDEILSAWEAAYGVIAAAFIGVEDSMYKEAREQDNGWNFFKPFTVVRKVQESGSITSFYLKPADGSNVPDYKPGQYISVRVLIPGEQYTMIRQYSLSQAPKPDEFRISVKREETNDPNGVVSVYLHNGVNEGDTVEVSAPAGEFLLDTSVTTPVAFISGGVGITPMMSMLETVANVTPDRPVVFLHSARNESLAAFGKDIEKHAAALSNVKTRTFYSGGPDGVITGEILKSYVDITGDAYVCGPVPFMEAMIGELRKLGMTEAQIHYEFFGPALQLSNA comes from the coding sequence ATTTTAACACAAGAGACTCGTGACATTGTCAAATCCACAGCGCCCGTGTTGGCGGAGCACGGAACCACCATTACCTCGGTATTCTACCGGAATCTGTTCGAAGCCCACCCGGAGCTGCTGAATGTGTTTAACCACGCCAACCAGGCGCAAGGCCGCCAGCAGGCGGCACTGGCCAATGCGGTCTACGCAGCGGCAGTCCACATAGACAACCTTGAGAATATACTGCCGGCGGTGGTCCAGATCGCCCACAAGCATGTCAGTCTCGGTATCAAGCCGGAGCATTACCCGATCGTCGGAGAATTCCTGCTGAAGGCCATCAAGGAAGTGCTTGGCGATGCCGCTACGGATGAGATCCTGAGTGCCTGGGAAGCGGCGTACGGAGTGATTGCTGCTGCATTCATCGGCGTGGAAGACAGCATGTACAAGGAAGCGCGGGAGCAGGACAACGGCTGGAACTTCTTTAAGCCTTTTACCGTGGTGCGTAAGGTTCAGGAGAGCGGCAGCATTACATCGTTCTATCTGAAGCCGGCCGACGGCTCGAATGTACCAGACTATAAGCCGGGCCAGTACATCTCTGTCCGTGTGCTGATCCCTGGAGAGCAGTACACCATGATCCGCCAATACAGCCTGTCCCAAGCGCCGAAGCCGGATGAATTCCGCATTTCGGTGAAACGCGAGGAAACGAATGACCCGAATGGCGTGGTATCTGTCTATCTTCATAACGGAGTGAATGAGGGTGATACCGTTGAGGTGAGCGCTCCTGCCGGAGAGTTCCTGCTGGATACTTCTGTAACTACCCCAGTAGCCTTTATATCAGGCGGTGTAGGCATCACCCCTATGATGAGCATGCTTGAGACTGTGGCTAATGTAACACCGGACCGGCCGGTTGTCTTCCTCCACTCTGCACGGAACGAATCACTTGCTGCCTTCGGTAAGGATATTGAGAAGCATGCGGCGGCGCTGAGCAACGTCAAGACCCGAACGTTCTACTCCGGCGGACCGGATGGCGTGATTACCGGCGAAATTCTGAAGAGCTATGTAGACATTACCGGAGATGCTTACGTGTGCGGGCCTGTTCCTTTTATGGAAGCTATGATTGGGGAACTGCGGAAGCTCGGAATGACCGAGGCTCAGATTCATTATGAGTTTTTCGGACCGGCGCTGCAGCTAAGTAACGCATAG
- a CDS encoding DUF488 domain-containing protein — MGESSGGEAADAPYAIGLKRIYESAEPGDGYRILVDRLWARGVTKEQAAIDEWMKAIAPSPALRKWFGHLPERFAAFKERYTRELEENPECAGLAEAIRERALEQRVTLVYAAKDPVHNHAKVLYEWLICG; from the coding sequence ATGGGAGAGTCATCCGGCGGGGAAGCCGCTGATGCTCCGTACGCTATAGGTCTGAAGCGGATCTATGAGTCTGCTGAACCCGGAGACGGCTACCGTATTCTGGTGGACCGGCTGTGGGCGCGCGGTGTGACGAAGGAGCAGGCGGCCATTGACGAGTGGATGAAGGCCATCGCGCCAAGCCCGGCGCTGCGTAAGTGGTTCGGGCATCTGCCGGAGCGGTTCGCGGCATTCAAGGAACGGTATACCAGGGAGCTGGAGGAGAATCCGGAATGTGCGGGGCTTGCGGAAGCGATCCGGGAGCGGGCGCTTGAACAGAGGGTCACGCTGGTCTATGCCGCCAAGGACCCGGTCCATAACCATGCGAAGGTACTCTATGAATGGCTGATCTGCGGTTAA
- a CDS encoding cellulase-like family protein, translated as MDAVLSRLPRKLTLTMWDFSWYTMTLPGEPYHDLAARCKEAADRGYNTIRICAMPFLLFTAEGKRPGPLHFGSLGEVGQRTRWYNCRGGAVLDGHAHLLELFRQAKAHGLYIMLSSWEYQQSPSFLAYPALRDELAAIAPAERFMTLARSMGQLIRYIKAEGFAGQIVYAELHNEVEFGQLTAVGTARGIGAADTPRLVEAMQPYIEEAVGYLREQHPDVLITASYTLNEAYPKSYVARNLQVAHYHLYIKGVLNELMDAAGLNDEGGAFPNAFVRSMLREDAPPFGEWTLPAGQEWRMEGNPVGMKLIYLHDWADPDLWDLYLYDRYGAHKLAMLQKADLRLEEAQEWAVHSGLPVVIGEGYVGYTPLLAGFEEGPVGKFIAEYALCKGMALGFWGMTLCSNCAPHHPFWQDVAWQQRWNRYILEAE; from the coding sequence ATGGATGCAGTGCTGAGCAGGCTACCGCGCAAGCTCACCCTCACTATGTGGGATTTCTCCTGGTATACAATGACCTTGCCGGGCGAGCCTTATCATGATCTGGCGGCAAGATGTAAGGAAGCGGCAGACAGAGGATACAATACCATCCGGATCTGCGCTATGCCGTTCCTGTTATTCACTGCGGAGGGCAAACGTCCCGGACCGCTGCACTTCGGCAGTCTGGGTGAAGTGGGCCAGCGTACCCGCTGGTATAACTGCCGCGGCGGTGCCGTCCTGGACGGACATGCGCATCTGCTGGAGCTGTTCAGACAGGCCAAGGCGCACGGACTCTATATTATGCTGTCTTCCTGGGAATATCAGCAGAGCCCCAGCTTCCTGGCTTATCCCGCACTGCGTGATGAACTGGCTGCAATTGCCCCTGCAGAGCGGTTCATGACCCTGGCCCGGTCGATGGGCCAGCTCATCAGGTATATCAAGGCGGAAGGCTTCGCCGGTCAGATTGTCTATGCCGAGCTGCACAATGAAGTCGAATTCGGCCAGCTTACCGCCGTCGGTACTGCCCGGGGAATCGGTGCAGCCGATACGCCGAGGCTGGTGGAGGCCATGCAGCCTTATATTGAGGAAGCGGTAGGGTATCTCCGGGAACAGCATCCCGATGTTCTAATCACGGCCAGCTATACTCTGAACGAAGCTTATCCGAAGTCATATGTAGCCCGTAATCTGCAGGTGGCCCACTATCATCTCTATATCAAAGGCGTGCTGAATGAGCTTATGGACGCTGCGGGGTTGAATGATGAGGGGGGAGCCTTTCCAAATGCCTTTGTCCGGTCTATGCTGAGGGAGGATGCCCCGCCCTTCGGGGAATGGACCCTGCCCGCAGGGCAGGAGTGGCGGATGGAGGGTAATCCGGTCGGGATGAAGCTGATCTATTTGCATGATTGGGCCGACCCTGATTTATGGGATCTCTATCTCTATGACCGCTACGGAGCCCACAAGCTGGCGATGCTGCAAAAAGCGGACCTGCGCTTGGAAGAAGCGCAGGAATGGGCGGTACATTCAGGCCTGCCGGTGGTAATCGGCGAAGGCTATGTCGGCTATACCCCGCTGCTTGCAGGCTTCGAGGAGGGGCCTGTCGGGAAGTTCATTGCCGAGTATGCGCTGTGTAAGGGGATGGCACTGGGCTTCTGGGGCATGACGCTGTGCTCCAACTGTGCGCCGCATCATCCGTTCTGGCAGGATGTGGCCTGGCAGCAGCGGTGGAACCGGTACATTCTTGAAGCGGAGTAG
- a CDS encoding glycoside hydrolase family 2 protein, with product MHTTGRHRISMDEGWYFQADTARIGVREAWQITGLPAPREVAVPHTWNVEEGLEEHRGAGWYEYSISIPEAWSGSRFRLHFEAVYRDAVVWVNGREAGSHVNSGYTAFELEVTAHILQGKENRITVKADNSPSAQALPHNLSFDWADDGGIIRPVQLIVTGQTAVKQIRVFPEVRFGTADQQVSGRLLADVQLCGPSASATIETAIFKEGVQIWEDHRPLPPQSADWQLAGMEWLPVELWHFDHPHLYQLQLTIREGGQLHDEVTVNFGFREIVVRGQELWLNREPVRLMGVEWMPGSNPAAGMAEKQQDLSTMLERLKEANAVITRFHWQQGNELLDWCDRNGILVQEEIPHWQQPAEPDQHTFTVALSQAKEMIQGHSHHPCIFAWGMGNELNGQSETTLRYMEQLKQAIHTLDSQRLINYVSNTVHLKPRSDATGAGDLLMWNDYIGTWHGELDEDEVIRQMLADYPDKPVVVAEYGLCEPVYEGGDPRRTEILMHKTELYRKYPQFAALIFFSLNDYRTQMGEDGQGRWKQRVHGSVDVHNRVKPSFAALREMASPLLLTNAPVQNERELEVTLTCRKDIPSYAVQGYYVKVSAEGGEEAAQVIPDMQPGEICTLSLKLPAASGSELTLTVYRPNGFSVLALELGQYVTR from the coding sequence ATGCATACAACAGGACGGCACAGGATTAGCATGGACGAAGGCTGGTACTTTCAGGCGGATACGGCGCGTATAGGGGTGCGGGAGGCATGGCAGATTACAGGCTTGCCTGCTCCAAGGGAGGTTGCGGTTCCGCATACCTGGAATGTGGAGGAAGGTCTGGAGGAACACCGGGGCGCCGGGTGGTATGAGTATAGCATCAGCATTCCTGAAGCGTGGAGCGGCAGCCGGTTCCGCCTGCATTTTGAAGCCGTCTACCGTGATGCGGTGGTCTGGGTTAACGGACGCGAGGCCGGTTCGCATGTCAACTCCGGATATACTGCTTTTGAGCTGGAGGTGACCGCGCATATACTGCAGGGCAAGGAGAACCGGATTACGGTAAAAGCGGATAATTCTCCGTCCGCTCAGGCGCTTCCGCATAACTTAAGCTTCGACTGGGCCGATGATGGAGGAATCATCCGGCCCGTACAGCTTATAGTGACCGGGCAAACGGCAGTCAAGCAGATCCGCGTCTTCCCGGAAGTCCGCTTTGGAACCGCAGACCAGCAGGTGTCCGGCCGTTTACTGGCAGATGTCCAGCTATGCGGCCCCTCTGCGTCAGCGACGATAGAGACCGCTATCTTCAAGGAGGGAGTACAAATCTGGGAGGATCACCGCCCCCTGCCTCCGCAATCCGCGGATTGGCAGCTTGCCGGGATGGAGTGGTTACCGGTGGAGCTGTGGCATTTCGATCATCCGCATCTCTACCAGCTTCAGCTCACCATCCGGGAGGGCGGACAGCTTCATGACGAGGTAACCGTGAACTTCGGGTTCCGTGAGATTGTGGTCAGAGGGCAGGAGCTATGGCTGAACCGTGAGCCTGTCCGTCTGATGGGTGTCGAATGGATGCCGGGTTCGAATCCGGCGGCCGGAATGGCCGAGAAGCAGCAGGATCTCAGCACGATGCTGGAGCGGCTGAAGGAGGCAAATGCGGTGATTACCCGTTTTCACTGGCAACAGGGCAATGAGCTGCTGGACTGGTGTGACCGCAACGGCATTCTTGTCCAGGAGGAAATCCCGCATTGGCAGCAGCCTGCGGAGCCGGATCAGCATACGTTCACGGTAGCCTTATCCCAGGCGAAGGAGATGATCCAGGGCCATTCCCATCATCCGTGTATCTTTGCCTGGGGGATGGGGAATGAGCTGAACGGGCAGTCGGAGACCACCCTCCGGTACATGGAGCAGCTGAAGCAAGCAATCCATACGCTGGATTCACAGCGCCTGATTAACTATGTGAGCAACACGGTCCACCTGAAGCCGCGTAGTGATGCTACGGGAGCCGGGGACCTGCTGATGTGGAATGACTATATCGGAACCTGGCACGGCGAGCTGGATGAGGATGAGGTTATCCGGCAGATGCTGGCGGATTACCCGGATAAGCCGGTGGTAGTAGCTGAATATGGCCTTTGCGAGCCGGTCTACGAAGGCGGAGACCCTAGAAGAACAGAGATCCTTATGCATAAAACAGAGCTCTACCGCAAGTATCCCCAGTTTGCAGCCCTGATCTTTTTCAGTCTGAATGATTACCGCACACAAATGGGAGAAGACGGGCAGGGGAGATGGAAGCAGCGGGTTCACGGTTCGGTGGATGTGCATAACCGGGTGAAGCCTTCATTTGCAGCCTTGCGTGAGATGGCTTCACCGCTCCTGCTCACGAATGCCCCTGTGCAGAACGAACGGGAGCTTGAAGTCACCCTGACATGCCGGAAGGACATTCCCAGCTACGCTGTGCAGGGCTATTATGTAAAAGTATCTGCAGAGGGCGGAGAGGAAGCGGCACAGGTTATCCCAGACATGCAGCCGGGAGAGATTTGTACCCTGAGCCTCAAGCTGCCCGCTGCTTCTGGATCGGAGCTGACACTAACGGTCTATCGTCCGAACGGCTTCAGCGTGCTGGCGCTGGAATTGGGTCAGTACGTGACCCGCTAA
- a CDS encoding DUF5107 domain-containing protein, whose product MKHAGSGKMPEAAGGNTDYADNGDNTDNTDNADRADRVQVRETSVVIPTYEAGAADPNPMFLEKRVYQGSSGRVYPHPVIERISDVKQDRAYKLIILENEYLHIEIMPELGGRIYRAIDKTNNYDFVYYNRVIKPALVGLAGPWISGGIEFNWPQHHRPNTFGPVEYKLEAAADGSAAVWVSEIDRMYGTKVTAAFRLYPGRAYLEVNAQCYNRTPQAQTFLWWANPAVAVNDQTQSVFPPDVTAVFDHGKRDVSRFPIATGTYYKQDYSEGVDISRYKNIPVPTSYMAYKSDYNFVGGYDHGVQAGLLHVANHHISPGKKQWTWGNGEFGQAWDRQLTDEDGPYIELMTGVYTDNQPDFTWLQPYEEKSFTQYFMPYKGIGLVKNASVDAAVNLEVDAALAQAVVMVYVTTQLAQAVICLSGAAGEYLRETADLSPAEAIEHTVILHHGEQEHDLRLTVHSAEGRLLVAYQPKRPEIERIPEAAKPLPAPEELRSAEELYLAGLHLEHYRHATFEPEAYYLEGLKRDSGDVRLNVAYGTLLLRRGQYAQSEPLFRRAIERLTSRNPNPYDSEAYYQLGVALRGQNRLDEAFAAYYKAVWSAAWQDAGYFSLAQIACQQGRYAEALELAERSLIRNARNYKMRNLRSALLRRLGQPEQARGFASETVQLDPADFGAYNELSLALAALEDPAAAEETLTELERLMRGDAHNYLNLMADYMDCGLYPEALDVGKRAAQRSSFAPGSKPEPKLELESLPPMLHYALGGLYERTGQGELAREARRKGQAACPLHCFPNTLSELDWLLSAVRANPLDDKAHYYLGNLYYDKKRPEEAAASWERSRELRGDFAIVHRNLALAYYNKQNKPEAALSSLEQAFACAPQDARILYELDQLRKKLAWSAGERLDDLEAQRSLVEQRDDLYLEYVTLLNQLERYDEAVTALSSRTFHPWEGGEGKVTGQYQFAHSGLGRQALENGQYEAALEHFRLALAYPHNLGEGRLEGAQENNIHYALGRVYEGLQQEDEAVRCYRAASQGLAEPASAVFYNDQPPEMIFYQGLAWQRLQEPKEAKRRFNLLIDYAERHLFDNIKLDYFAVSLPDFLVFEDDLNRRNVIHCRYMRGLGLLGLGRYAAAAAELDSALALDPNHQGAGVHRRMADHVLNRGPL is encoded by the coding sequence ATGAAGCATGCAGGTAGCGGTAAGATGCCGGAGGCAGCGGGGGGCAACACAGATTACGCTGACAACGGGGACAACACGGACAACACGGACAATGCGGATAGAGCGGACCGGGTGCAGGTACGGGAGACAAGTGTGGTCATACCGACCTATGAGGCGGGCGCCGCCGATCCGAATCCTATGTTTCTGGAGAAAAGAGTCTATCAGGGAAGCTCCGGGCGTGTATACCCGCATCCCGTAATTGAGCGCATCTCGGATGTGAAGCAGGATAGGGCATACAAGCTGATTATTCTGGAGAATGAATATCTGCACATAGAGATCATGCCGGAGCTTGGAGGGCGGATCTACCGGGCGATCGACAAGACGAATAACTATGATTTTGTCTACTATAACCGCGTAATCAAGCCTGCGCTGGTCGGTCTTGCGGGTCCCTGGATCTCCGGGGGCATTGAGTTCAACTGGCCGCAGCATCACCGCCCGAATACGTTCGGGCCCGTTGAATACAAGCTTGAGGCTGCTGCGGATGGAAGCGCTGCCGTGTGGGTGAGCGAGATTGACCGGATGTACGGGACGAAGGTTACGGCTGCATTCAGACTTTATCCCGGGAGAGCCTATCTGGAGGTCAATGCCCAGTGCTATAACCGGACGCCGCAGGCGCAGACCTTCCTCTGGTGGGCCAATCCGGCGGTTGCGGTTAATGATCAGACGCAGTCTGTTTTCCCGCCTGATGTTACAGCCGTCTTCGATCATGGAAAAAGGGATGTATCACGCTTCCCTATTGCGACCGGCACCTACTACAAACAGGATTATTCGGAAGGCGTGGACATCTCCCGCTACAAGAATATTCCGGTTCCGACCTCCTATATGGCCTATAAGTCGGATTATAATTTCGTCGGCGGATATGATCACGGTGTCCAGGCGGGGCTGCTGCATGTGGCTAATCATCATATCTCACCGGGGAAGAAGCAATGGACCTGGGGGAACGGGGAGTTCGGGCAGGCCTGGGACCGCCAGCTGACCGATGAAGACGGACCTTATATTGAACTCATGACGGGCGTGTACACCGATAATCAGCCTGATTTCACCTGGCTGCAGCCGTATGAGGAGAAGAGCTTCACCCAGTACTTCATGCCGTATAAAGGCATCGGTCTGGTGAAAAATGCCTCGGTAGACGCTGCGGTCAATCTGGAGGTTGATGCGGCATTGGCTCAGGCTGTGGTGATGGTATACGTGACCACACAGCTTGCACAGGCTGTTATATGCTTAAGCGGAGCCGCAGGCGAGTATCTGCGGGAGACCGCAGATCTGTCCCCGGCAGAGGCTATAGAGCATACGGTCATACTGCACCATGGAGAGCAGGAGCATGACCTCAGACTGACGGTCCATAGTGCCGAGGGCAGACTGCTGGTTGCCTATCAGCCGAAGCGGCCGGAGATCGAACGCATCCCTGAGGCGGCGAAGCCGCTGCCCGCGCCGGAAGAGCTGCGTTCAGCAGAGGAGCTGTATCTGGCAGGCCTGCACCTGGAGCATTACCGGCATGCCACCTTTGAGCCGGAGGCCTATTATCTGGAGGGGCTTAAGCGGGACAGCGGGGATGTCCGGCTGAATGTAGCGTATGGAACGCTGCTGCTCCGCCGCGGGCAATATGCGCAGAGTGAGCCCTTGTTCCGCCGCGCCATTGAACGTCTGACCTCGCGTAATCCTAACCCGTATGACAGCGAAGCCTACTATCAGCTGGGGGTTGCCCTGCGCGGCCAGAACCGCCTGGATGAGGCTTTTGCCGCTTATTACAAAGCGGTATGGTCGGCAGCCTGGCAGGATGCGGGGTACTTCTCGCTCGCCCAGATTGCCTGCCAGCAGGGCCGGTATGCCGAGGCGCTGGAGCTGGCGGAGCGTTCGCTGATCCGCAACGCACGTAATTATAAGATGAGGAATCTGAGGTCTGCTCTGCTACGCAGGCTTGGCCAGCCGGAACAGGCGAGGGGATTCGCCAGTGAGACTGTGCAGCTTGATCCTGCTGATTTTGGCGCATATAACGAACTGTCTCTGGCCCTTGCAGCACTGGAGGACCCTGCTGCGGCAGAAGAGACGCTGACAGAATTAGAACGGCTTATGCGTGGTGACGCACACAACTACCTTAATCTTATGGCGGATTATATGGACTGCGGACTGTACCCTGAAGCTCTTGATGTAGGGAAGAGGGCGGCCCAGCGGAGTAGCTTCGCTCCCGGATCTAAACCCGAACCCAAACTAGAATTGGAATCCCTCCCTCCAATGCTGCATTATGCCCTTGGCGGATTATATGAGCGTACGGGACAAGGTGAGCTGGCACGGGAGGCCCGCCGCAAGGGGCAAGCGGCTTGTCCGCTGCATTGCTTTCCGAACACGCTGTCCGAGCTTGACTGGCTGTTAAGCGCCGTCCGGGCGAATCCCCTGGATGATAAAGCCCACTACTATCTCGGCAATCTCTATTATGACAAGAAGCGGCCGGAGGAAGCAGCGGCGAGCTGGGAGCGTTCGCGTGAACTGAGAGGGGATTTCGCCATCGTTCACCGCAATCTGGCCCTGGCCTATTACAACAAGCAGAACAAGCCTGAGGCGGCGCTCTCCTCACTGGAACAGGCCTTCGCATGTGCACCGCAGGATGCACGGATTCTGTATGAGCTGGATCAGCTGCGCAAGAAGCTCGCGTGGTCTGCCGGGGAACGGCTGGATGATCTTGAGGCACAGCGCAGCCTTGTGGAGCAGCGGGATGATCTGTATCTCGAATATGTTACACTGCTTAACCAGCTTGAACGCTATGACGAAGCGGTTACGGCATTAAGCTCGCGCACCTTCCATCCCTGGGAGGGCGGAGAGGGGAAGGTGACCGGGCAATACCAGTTCGCCCACAGCGGGCTTGGCAGACAGGCACTGGAGAACGGGCAGTATGAAGCGGCGCTTGAGCATTTCCGGCTGGCGCTGGCCTATCCGCATAATCTGGGCGAAGGGAGGCTGGAAGGGGCGCAGGAGAATAATATCCATTATGCTCTTGGCCGGGTATACGAAGGGCTTCAGCAGGAAGACGAGGCTGTCCGCTGCTACAGGGCGGCTTCACAAGGTCTGGCCGAGCCGGCAAGTGCGGTGTTCTACAATGACCAGCCGCCGGAGATGATTTTCTACCAGGGGCTGGCCTGGCAGAGGCTTCAGGAGCCGAAGGAGGCTAAGCGACGCTTCAATCTTTTGATCGATTATGCCGAGCGTCATCTCTTCGACAATATTAAGCTGGACTACTTTGCCGTATCGCTGCCGGATTTCCTGGTGTTTGAGGATGACCTTAACCGGCGCAATGTCATTCATTGCCGCTATATGCGGGGCCTCGGACTTCTCGGACTGGGCCGGTATGCAGCAGCGGCTGCGGAGCTTGATTCGGCTCTGGCCCTGGACCCTAATCATCAGGGAGCCGGAGTTCACAGACGGATGGCCGATCATGTCCTGAACCGGGGACCACTATAA
- a CDS encoding AraC family transcriptional regulator — MNDDHIRKPEGFIEEKLYVLPEYWMKELEQEELTASLFITDIGYFPNARYHFRERLEGSPSHILILCEAGEGWLELNHGEQMHMQPGDMVIIPPGTPHRYGAMQEKPWSIYWFHFKGSHADRLVKLFGLSGAPLALAPSGKARLIDWFVPAYELLAERTYALATHVHIAQTVRQLLSGIGLSTGKSAQEKKRETYLEQAIQYMNGRLGSTLTLPELAKHAGLSKQHLIYIFNAGTGVSPIEYFLRLKIQRAGQLLDLTELSIKEVGSAVGINDPYYFSRLFKRISGFSPSSYRRIPKG, encoded by the coding sequence ATGAATGATGACCATATCCGCAAGCCGGAAGGGTTTATCGAGGAGAAGCTGTATGTGCTGCCGGAATATTGGATGAAGGAATTGGAGCAGGAGGAGCTGACCGCGTCCTTGTTCATTACAGACATTGGTTACTTTCCAAATGCACGTTATCATTTCAGGGAACGCCTGGAAGGCAGCCCGTCGCATATCTTGATCTTGTGTGAAGCGGGGGAGGGCTGGCTGGAGCTGAACCACGGGGAGCAGATGCACATGCAGCCGGGGGATATGGTCATTATTCCTCCAGGCACCCCGCACCGGTACGGGGCTATGCAGGAGAAGCCATGGAGCATTTACTGGTTCCATTTCAAAGGAAGCCATGCCGACCGGCTGGTGAAGCTGTTCGGATTGTCCGGTGCCCCCCTCGCCCTAGCCCCAAGCGGCAAAGCCCGGCTCATCGACTGGTTTGTCCCTGCCTACGAGCTGCTGGCTGAGCGGACCTACGCTCTGGCTACCCATGTGCATATCGCCCAGACAGTTAGGCAGCTGCTCTCCGGGATAGGCCTGAGTACCGGGAAATCAGCTCAGGAGAAGAAGCGGGAGACGTATCTGGAACAGGCGATCCAGTATATGAACGGACGGCTGGGCAGCACCCTCACCCTGCCTGAACTGGCTAAGCATGCCGGCCTATCGAAGCAGCACCTAATCTATATTTTCAACGCCGGGACCGGGGTCTCCCCGATCGAGTATTTCCTGCGGCTCAAAATCCAGCGCGCTGGCCAGTTGCTCGATCTTACCGAACTCAGCATCAAGGAGGTCGGCTCTGCCGTAGGGATCAACGACCCTTATTACTTCTCCCGGCTGTTCAAGCGAATCTCCGGCTTCTCTCCCTCCAGCTACCGCCGGATTCCGAAGGGCTGA
- a CDS encoding serine/threonine protein kinase, giving the protein MDKLLEQITGELLGQVKIESVNPLEPVKVSRVPKLWRVLGTGNYAAVFCRQEAEAYAVKIYAPGRPGMEEEAEVYRCLGQHPAFSECYYAGADFLVLKRLGGVTFYDAMKRGILITGQAIEDIDNALQYARSRGLRPHDIHAKNVMLRDGRGLIVDVSDFLKDDDCSMWEDYKRLYYRLYQPVASRRVFPVPRLILETVRRGYRFWRRRKRGRSGFTLFRK; this is encoded by the coding sequence ATGGACAAGCTGCTGGAGCAGATCACGGGCGAGCTGCTGGGTCAGGTTAAAATAGAGAGCGTGAATCCGCTGGAGCCGGTGAAGGTCAGTCGTGTACCGAAGCTCTGGAGGGTACTCGGAACCGGAAATTATGCGGCTGTCTTCTGCCGTCAGGAGGCGGAAGCATACGCAGTGAAGATCTACGCGCCGGGCAGGCCGGGCATGGAGGAAGAAGCAGAGGTGTACCGCTGCCTTGGGCAGCATCCGGCCTTCTCGGAATGCTATTATGCCGGAGCCGATTTCCTGGTCCTCAAAAGGCTGGGCGGAGTTACCTTCTACGATGCCATGAAACGCGGCATACTCATTACCGGACAGGCTATTGAAGACATTGACAACGCGCTTCAGTATGCGAGGTCCAGGGGGCTGCGCCCGCATGATATCCACGCCAAGAATGTGATGCTCCGGGACGGCCGGGGACTGATTGTAGATGTATCGGACTTCCTGAAGGATGACGATTGCAGCATGTGGGAGGATTACAAGCGGCTGTATTACCGGTTGTACCAGCCGGTGGCTTCCCGCCGGGTATTTCCGGTTCCCCGTCTGATTTTGGAGACGGTCCGCAGGGGCTACCGGTTCTGGAGGCGGCGGAAGCGGGGGCGGAGCGGATTCACTCTTTTCCGGAAGTGA